The Epinephelus lanceolatus isolate andai-2023 chromosome 16, ASM4190304v1, whole genome shotgun sequence nucleotide sequence GCAGTTGGTACTCTGTCACTCAGTGTGATGAGTGGTTATGACAGCTGATAATAAGTGGCTGCCAGACGCTGATGTAAAGCACCGCTGCAAAGGCTTTTCTTCTTCTAGGTCCCCGGTGTCCACAGCCACACCCAAGCTCTTGACCCTGAGTGACCCCTTCAGCAATCCAATTCCATTTCCTGCTGCCAGCTGCCCTGAATGATTACTCTGACTAACTCCATTCATGGAAGAGAGGGGGGAAGAGGTGGGGGCCGCCAGCtatgagtgtgcatgtgtgtgcgtcaGCTGAGagagtgtttgagtgtgtgccTGTCCGTCTGTCGAGGTGCAAGAGAACAACAATTTGTGCACAAGCCTAAGCGATTTGCGGTGAGTTCGTATGCGTGGGATTCTGTTGggtgttttggcagtgtgtgtgtgtgtgtgtgtcgttttTTATTACAggttttgattttgtgtctgGGACGAGTCCCctggcaaaacaaacacagacaccaaTTAAAGCTGCTGCAGTGTCCCAGCCCCCTTTACATCACTAACAATGTGCCTGTAGAAGAAACAAGGCACCCTAACCCCTCTCATCCACACCtccatttttttcctcaatCAGCTACAAACAATGAGGCCTTACACGAACACACTGTTATCTGCCAAAATCTAACCAGACTGGAGATTTCACATGAGAGGGGTCTGTATTTGAGCTTTGATTTTAGCAATATAAGAAAGGATCAGAATCTGATAAAAATTGTTGGATTGTTTGCTCTCGTTACCACGGAAACGCTTCTGTTAATCACACCCAGTCCTTCCAGCTGCTACAGCGCTTCATAAGTTTAAACTTAGCCTTGTTAAAATGTTTGCTAAATGTAGATTTACACAATCCAATTATCCAACCTAACACAACCCAGAATTAATGTTGGccttgtacatttctgcaaatgcatacatttgtattcatatttagCAGATATGTTAcaacattacattttaattttcaattttatattctgacagcactgtggttaacatttGGTTGTGTTCAGACACAAAAgccacttggttaaggttagaaaaagatcatgttaaagattgtgtcattaaaaatacctgctgctgtctgctgcttggcagctgtctcgcCTGGTGTCACACCAACCACCATCGCCTCCACCTCCTGCTGCAGAGACACTCACCTCATACACATGTGATCtaaactacatcactttagaaatattTTGGCTATATGATagatatgaaatgtacaaatgttacatatccatggtttgcagaaatgtacaatgccaacattttattcaggTGACTGGGCTGGATTTACATTTCACTAACTTTAAACAAGTTGCACCACACAAACTAGCTCCTATTTAGCTGTGACTAAATATTTACACCTCCTAACTGCCAGGTGTTACTGATGCAGCGCTAAAATGAAGCTTGCTAATATACAACCCCTATAAAATGAAGGGAAAAAGAGATAATGTCCGCTTCTTCTCACTCCtgactcatcaaatactgctgctttgtcagtgatctctGTGTCAGAtactgacacacagaggcatCTTCTATGGTGGTATGATACATTCTAGGCGGGGCGATTTCTGACACTGTAGGCAACAACCAAACCCATCATGTACTGTCACTTTATCAGTGGATGTTGGTGTCAGCTATTTCTGATGCCACCAGAAACTACGATAGTATATAGAGCAAGAAAGTCCGtatagggtgggcaggaggcaAATTTGCGTTTCCTAGGATTAGGAAGGAATGAACTGCCCTACTCTCCCTATGACTGGCTAGGCTCATAGCCttcattggttggattggttaggtttagacaggAAGAGTGAGCTTGActagggttagggtaaggatgtcagggtaagccagtcagaggcagagcaaGGTGGGCCATTCTTCCGCTATCCTAGGAAACGGCAATTCATGGGTGGGAGGAAAGGGGatcaaacaaactccagactttcacctgggagcccgcAGTTCATTTCCAAACTGAGATTTTAAGTTACACAATACTGAAGTCTGTGCTAGCCAGCTGGAAATTAACTAGTTTGAAACACGCGGCAACAAGCcggctgaaaactgaagccaacatggaggtaccaaaaactgcagttctttgaatggccgtTTAAGGCTGGCTCctgaagccagtcaatcccttAACACACCCATGTTCAACTtaacagcacaaataaacatgtttacagcctggtaaaaAAATGGATTTGGTCTATATAGCTAATGTCTCCCTTCATGACAGCTGTATGGGGGGaggttcatttttatttaactcacccatttacattctATGAAGGTTAAGCATTATTAAGGgcgggccactttgagtgacagattGTCTGCCAATAGTGCCCCCGACTTCTCAGTCaaatccacccctcgctcctccatagctagcaaaacaaattaacaaatttaaatgaaatttaatttctttgttgTTCAGTAGCTGGAGCAACCAAGCAGATTTGccaacatgatgttttcctagcCATGGTGTTTCTTTGTCCaaacataaaactgaaaatggaaatgtaaagaaacataaagtgtcaacatatctgctacatatgaaacgtacaaatgttacattttcatGGTATGCAGATGTTTTAGACTATAATTATTCTATATAAAGGGATGATTTTCCCCCCTGAtcttaaccttttttttttgcttacaGAGTCACAAATTATTTGATTTGAAACCTGggttgaaaataaaattgattgttGGAAacagaatttgtgaaaaaaaaaacagtctcagCACAAAAAAGTGAGATTAAATGGACTTTAAACCAAGTTTTTACTTgctttaataaagaaaatagaCCTTGAAGCTATGCCATGTTGttaaaaagtcattattttattttcagggcCATTATGTTGGCACTAATCCCCATAAACATGATGTCAAAATTAGACATTTCCAGGATGGTTCCAGACAAATCTCCAATTATGTAACTCCTCAGCAGTAAATGTCAAGTGTTGGTGTCAATCCCTCAGAGCTGAAGAGTAACATTTTCTCTCTGGACTGAATAATTTTGAATTAACATCAACTGAAAGAAATCTGAACAAGAGCTGAGGACACTGGTATCCCCGCAGACAGTAACCTCAATAGGCCAGAGTGCACTGCAGGTTGTGTTTTGAGTTAGAAATCTGACTTTCATGTTAGCCACTTTCCTGCTCTTACTATGCCAAACCACTCACTCCAATCCCGCATGCTTAATGCAACAAGCTCACAGCCGTTCTCTCTGATAGCTGTTGAAAAAGTCAatctgggaaatgtaggaaatcACTGACTGAAGCAGATGAGTCAGGCTGGAGAGAAGTGGGTAATTCTCAACACTTCACAAAATAACTTTTCCTCTCACACAAGCAGAGGAAAACACCAGGCACCTGTGATGTAAACTGTTATTCCATGACATTAAATGAGGGCGGATTAGCATTAGAAATCAACTTAATATTTCATCAAGAGGTCAGCCGATTCCTACCTATTTAATTACATTAACAAGGCAGGAGTGAGCGAAGGTCATGTGGAGGATAATGTGATCCTGCTGGCCATAAGCACTTCCAATTACAGAGGCTGCACAGCACAGCTCTCTGCACACCGTAAGCAGGGGATACAATTGTTCATTCACAGCATCTTCTGTCAGAGCAGGCAATCCATTACTTCCCACCCCCTTGAATGCAATGCAACATTTCACTCCAGTATTGCAGCTGGAACGCTTTGGGTTTTGATAAGCAAGTTAAGTGAGCTTGATTGAGGCAGTTGTTAAAATgctctgggatttttttttcactgattcaCAAGCCTCCCACGAGCAATTAAGTATAACACCAATTACCAGGAGAGCTCCCCCCTCCCAGGGGTTTGTTGAGTCTtaccctgtctctctctgtgtatgCTTTTGAACATCTGCAGTCAAAACCCCCGAGTGTATTTGGCGTAAACTGAGCTTCCCCGACATCGGTACTCAACCACAAAATCTAATTACACCTCCTGTGGTATTTCTATTTGCGTTTCAACAAGCAAACACAAGCATTTCTTCAGCATGTCACAATTATATTAAACAGAATTTTTCTGGAGTTCAATACAATTTCATGCaattgttgttgggttttttttttctttctttctttttttgtaaaccaCATCTGCACAGCTTTGTTAGTTGCTGTTTCTAACAAGGTGGAAAATGAAGGCATTAACAATGACACCGCTCCCGGTTCAGGTTTGATTTCCCTCGCAGCCAcagtatacacacaggcctTCAAACATATGATTCTGCACcagcacaaagacacaaattCACTGAAGCAGCAGCATCATTAGAAGCAGTGACGCTGGGGTAAACAAAAAGCTGGGTCAGAGATCATCATAAGGCAAACCACCATCCAACCATATAAACAAAATATAGATTTCAAGAAAGCATATTTCATGTTTTacctttgaaagaaaaaaacttctAATAATTTTGTACAGTTCATCATCATGTGAGGTTTACCATGAACTGAATGTAGCTTAAAATCTTAATACCATACTAACATGCTCATTTGTGCAAACAAGAGGTTGGGTCGCTGTAACAGCTCTTGTTGTTCATACTAGCTGTGAAGAGATATATGTAAGTGATGCGGAACAAAAGCCACAGTCCTCTTTCTGTGTAAGTAATGTATTTCTACATTTATCTGAAGTTAACATGAAGCTTTTGGAGTCTGAGTTAGTCATATCAGTTGGTATCTCCCAAAATGACAGTATTTTTAGAACAAAATTACCTCCTTGTGTTTTCCCAGATGGTGTTTGTACCAAATCTTGTACTGAAAAGACTGTAACTGTCATGACTGAGGACGCCTGCAGACTGACTTAAGTCTTGCGTGGAAAAATATTAATGAGTGTACTTCTACTGTTTCCTTACAATGGGCACAACAAATGATAAATTATGACCGAGATAATCTTCCAGTGTTGTAAAATCCTGTCTCTGAGTATTATAAACCTCTCTGTAGGGATCTGCATCTGATAAACCTTCAAACTCATAAATCTGTTACTCCAACCTGATCTTACCCCCAACTCGCCAGATACCAACGCTTGGTCAGAGGTCCTCAGCATCAGATACTGATGCACCAAGGCATCCTTAAGCAGTGATATGAGACCCACCAGGCGGCAGCTTTTTTTGACACTCAGAACTAATGCTGTAGTatgaagagcaagaaagtccacacagggtctggactttcacctgggagatggctgttctttttctgtgtaaaaccaaaagtcaatcaaGCTATAACCAGAGCATTATAATTTGACATGTAGGGCTACTGaccaagtgtcagtatttggGAGTAAAAATGTGTTGGTTACTCGATCTGGATTTCCTGGGTTGTATTTTTCATTGGTACCTGAAACAACAAACCCCCACTGATGCAGCCCTTTGTGTTACAGGTCTGTTTTTCACTGAACTCCTGCAAATCCAAATGCTAAACCCTCATATTAGCTTCAGCCGcactttaaaatgcattttgactCAAAAGAGGGCTGTGGATTTTGTCCCCGGTTACTTACATTGGAATTGGATTAGGACTGGATCTTATCAGGGCCAATATGGACAGAGGGGAAAATTATAGCAACGAAAAACTCTGTCAGTGTACTTAAGGGCATGTGAGTATTGTATTagggcagagagagacaaaagtgAAACTATCCTTTAAAACATGTCGACATCAACCAAAAACGTAGCCTCAGCTGTTGGAAATAAAAAGAGCATTAAACCCCCACTACATCCCCGATTATAGGACAGCACTAGTAGGATTTCCTAAGCACTTTTCTGAGTATTTTCCGCTTGTCCCGTCCATAAATTCAGCTGAGCACTTCTAAATCCTCATCAGCCACTGACAAATGTGAGAAGGATTCCCGAGTCGGGCTGCAGCCTGCTCTCAAATTGATCGAGCCATACAACTTTGCTGCGTGTTTCGAATAAGCAAAAGCTTTCCTTCTCATCATCTCCCCTTTCCACATGGAGATCATGAGCAGAGTGGAGAGCAGCACGCCCCCGAGGGTGAGCAAGCACAGTCCTGCTATGACACACCGGTCTAGATGGGCCCCCACCCTGGCTTTCTCCCTCTCCAGCCGCTCCATCTCCCGGGCGGACACGCTGTCCGGGTCCACCCGGACGTCCCTGGGGACGGTGTAGGATATGGCGACCAAAGAGATGCCAGTCACCAGGCATGTCACGGCGATGATGAAGCCGTAATCCACAGACTTTCCCGAGCCGTCAGAGGAGAGGTCGTCGTCGGACAGCAAGTAAAGTTCCGggatgtcctcctcctcctcctcctccaccaccacctcctcctcatatAGTTCACTTGAAGAGCTCTGACTCAGTCTGCAGGTTTGTGGACTTGTCCCTATGAGATggtcatcatcatcttcttcatcatcttgGTGCTTGCAGGCGAAAGATgtttctgtttcctcctccGGCCGCGCAGCTCTCCGGGtctctgtccatggtgctgaaccATCTCCTCCGCCGGGATGAAGTGACTTTGCGCTGCTGAGCTCGCTGATACTGTGCTTATTTAAAACCAGGGAGGTGTCTCTCGGATCGGAGTGATCAAAGTAAAACAGTTCTAGATCAGCCATTTGAGCACAGGGCTGGGTTTCCCTTTTTGTTAAGCCCATGCGTCCGTCTCTGTcactgcaaaaagacacaaaataagatGTTTAAACTACctggaatgaatatttcttgCATTCCTTGTCGCTGCAAGCCACTTTATATCTGCGCCTCAAGTATTTGCACAAGCAAGACCTACACGCATCTTTCTCCTGGGTGCACCGCAAGCATTTTAAAGTACAGCGAAACAAGTCTTAAATTAATTCCCAGTGCCATAATGCCATTTCCTCTGCTCAGTAACACTTTATCTTTTGCCTTTTCTGGCTTCCGCAAAGCTCTCAAATCGCAGCTTCAAAAACACTTAGTAACCATGCGACACGCTAATGAATCTTATTCCACCTAATGTGCTTCAATAATCGGTTATTAAGCAACAAAATGCGGTGTGCTGAGTACCTCTCTCTCCGTCTGTGGCTGCTCGCATCCCCGGCTGCGTCTGCTCCCTGGTCAATTAGAGGGAAAGGTTTGGCAGACCCCTCCCACGGACTGAGCTCCGGCAGACCGCCTTATAATGCTTATTACCGAGCCAACTTCAGTGTTCCCCGGCACATGCACACTAATCAGATGAGAGCCTGCAGGCGGCAGACTCTGTGGGCAAATGAGTGGAGATATTTCACATTACTGTACCACCTCCTCACAAGACACTTTATATAAAGGGGTTACTAATGGCTTAATTAATACCTAATAAATGTTATATACATCAGCTATAAGCCATAGAAAGAGCAACTTGGGTTGTCTGGTCGTGAGAAATACGTCCTGCCAagtcatgatttttttcactAAACAGCAAGACAACAGTTAAATACAAGTAAGTTGTACAggtttaaaaaatgaattctGCAGCTACTCATGTTAAAGGGGATCTTTTATGCTAATTTCCAGGTTCATACCTGTATTTTGGGTCTCTgggaacatgtttacatgcttaaCTATTCAATAAAACACTGtatttttcctcatactgtctgtgttgTCTGTATTCATTCTCTGTCTAAAGTACTCgattttagcacctgtctcttgaAGCTCCCCTTCAAAAAAGCCTGGACTGGTCAGTGTGCCCAGGTCTTCCACGGTAATTATAACAGAGAATAGCAGAagtttctactgtgaaaaatcaccgataaaagcttctaaacacaacaagacatgttccagcaggaatatgatccgacATCAGGCAGAAATTaataacatcaacaaccaagattacatgtttccctgacattagcatgtagctacatgtagcagtgtaggctagtGGCAACCTGGGAATGACTGTGTATGGAGACACTTTCTCTCATTAATAATGACTAATAAAAGCTTCTGAatacaaccagacatgtttcagcaggaatatgatctgaaatcggggagaaatgaacaacatcagcaaccaagtttATATGTTTCCccaacattagcatgtagctacatgtagcaatgtagGCTAGTGGCAACCTGGGAATGACTGTGTATGGAGACACTTTCTCTCATTAATAATGACTAATAAAAGCCTCTTAACACAACCGgatatgttccagcaggaacatgatccaaaatcaggcagaaatttacaacatcaacaaccaagattacatgtttccctaacattagcatgtagctacatgtagcaatgtagACTAGTGGCAACCTGGGAATGACTGTGTATGGCGACACTTTCTCTCATTAATAAtgaccaataaaagcttctaaacataACTAGACATGTTCCaccaggaatatgatccaaaatcgaGCAGAAATTAATAACATCAACAAACAAGATTATATGTTTCCTCAATCTAGTTACATGTAGCACTGCATGTAATGTAAAAACGTGTCTGGAGCAgctgaccatataaagaaatccatcgcaagctgatgtcagcttgtctcgttggaaacagagtgtacagaacagtctgaagcctGCAGTTTCtcctcacagggattacttttacatacattcacctcattatttgaagttttggccatgtttaatacATATATGTTTAATTCTCTCTCACTatgatattaatatatgatagaaaatgaggaaaagcataatagttCCCCTGTAATAACACCATTAATAAATTATTACAAGTTTCTAACTTTCTAATAAACCTCCAGCAAAAGTAATTTGCAATGAGCCTGTAAAATTAATAGTCTACAGCCATGTCAGCAGCTCTGTGCTGTAAAAACAGGGGTATAAAGGGGCTCTTACCCCAGTTTAGCTaatgtcccatccactaacatggaggaGGCAGGGATTATGACCTATTCTGCAGCCAGCCACTACAGGGCAATCAAGACGTTTTGGCTTTACTTCTGGGGGGCTGTCATgccgtccatctttatatacagtcactgctctcaaacagtggtctgcagtggtctgttgcttggcagctgtctctgtgactCAGAGTCTGTGCAATGGCAATTGCACAGACTCTGAGCAATGGCAATTTGAAGGTGGAGCTTGAGTCCATCCAGGCCCCCAGAAAAAGCAATGCAGCCTTGCCTctaatttttcccagtggccacttgaggtattgcagcaaaaaaaaataaaaaataaaataagattgtAAAGCTTTCCTGGAGTTGagaaaaagtgatttaaaattcTGTGACATCTTCACAATttaaagtctatgagctgagTGGGAACTTGTGGGCAAAGCCAGCAGTATCTAGTTATTTTCATACATCTATGGTTCCTGCCAATATTGAATATTattgaacattttaaaactcaaaattattttttcattgtttttacattgTGAAGTTTATTTTCTACAACGTTTATAATGAAAAGCTGGAACATACATAGTCCATGAAATGAATGTATTCAGTAAGgtttaatttataaaaaaaa carries:
- the LOC117263035 gene encoding transmembrane protein 74, which produces MGLTKRETQPCAQMADLELFYFDHSDPRDTSLVLNKHSISELSSAKSLHPGGGDGSAPWTETRRAARPEEETETSFACKHQDDEEDDDDHLIGTSPQTCRLSQSSSSELYEEEVVVEEEEEEDIPELYLLSDDDLSSDGSGKSVDYGFIIAVTCLVTGISLVAISYTVPRDVRVDPDSVSAREMERLEREKARVGAHLDRCVIAGLCLLTLGGVLLSTLLMISMWKGEMMRRKAFAYSKHAAKLYGSINLRAGCSPTRESFSHLSVADEDLEVLS